Below is a window of bacterium DNA.
CGGACCGTGCCCAGGAATCGGCGCTCGAAGGTCAGAAGGTCGCGGTTCGGAGGCTTTACGCCCCGCATCCGGGCGATCTGGCGCAGGGCGTCCATGACGGCGGCGACCGACACGCCCTTGGGGCAGCGCGTGTAGCAGGTTTCGCAACTGGCGCAGATCCAGGGCGTGTTCACCTTCAGGAGCTTTTCGCCGAAGCCGAGCTGCAGGTAGCGGATGACGCGGTTCGGCTTGATTTCCATCTCGTAGGCGGTCGGGCAGCCGGCGGTGCAGTTGCCGCACTGGTAGCACTCCGCGACGACCTGGCCCGAGAGCTCCGCGACCTGCCGCTCGACGTCGCCCTGCAACCGCTCAAGCTCGAGTGTCAGCTCCATGGAATCCCTCGTGGGGTTGAGTTCGTGAAAAATTGGTGCGCAGTGGGGGAAAGATACGGCTCGCCCTGGAGCAAGCCCGTGTCGCGGAGGGGTTCGTGGTTGGCTTTCATCCCACGGCGTAACCTAGCAGACGGGTCCCGCTTTGTCAAGACCAGCGCGCGGCGCTGGACCCGAGTTCCGCGACGTGAATCGTCGGCGTTCGATGGTTGGTCTCCGCGAGCGAAAGTTAACGTGCACTGGGGAGATTTTATTGTCAAGGCCAGCGCGCGGCGCTGGACCGCGCCCCCGCGGGGGGAATCGTAGACGTTCGAGGTTCCGTACGGCCCCCTCTCCCTTTTAGGGAGAGGGTTGGGGTGAGGGTCGGGGTATAGAACGCATAAAGCGGCGGGGATTAAAATCCCCGCCCTACGTTTACGGAACGGGCCGGGGTGAGGGCTACCTTAGAAAAAACGGGCCGACCTGAAGGTCGGCCCCTACATCATCGCAAATGCAGGGCGAGGTTGGGAACGTGAAAGCGGCGGGGATGG
It encodes the following:
- a CDS encoding 4Fe-4S dicluster domain-containing protein, with the protein product MELTLELERLQGDVERQVAELSGQVVAECYQCGNCTAGCPTAYEMEIKPNRVIRYLQLGFGEKLLKVNTPWICASCETCYTRCPKGVSVAAVMDALRQIARMRGVKPPNRDLLTFERRFLGTVRMHSRLFEAQLAATYNLTSGHFFNNMTKLPGLLFKGKLKLFPQRGTKKGRQAVKDIYERVLGMESRN